The Candidatus Eisenbacteria bacterium genome includes a region encoding these proteins:
- a CDS encoding T9SS type A sorting domain-containing protein, translating to MRSNLGRVSRLAVLIAALLVAITSRSNAVVLLPTGFNDQAVVSTGLAEPTSFAFLPDGRVLVSEQRTGGIRLIANNLLVPGAIGTVASNSSAANERGLLSIAVDPGWPARPYVYVHHSQTGSVLRVVRFTATGTLTDPTSTNLSLGSQYTVIGSLRDVASNHNGGALRFGTDNMLYLSLGDDASACMAQDSTRLLGVVLRLDVGQLPTGAGGPPSRALITPIDNPFVALPDTNARLVHSYGFRNPFRFQIDRESGNLYVSDVGEGTWEEISEIKSGDNAGWPHREGPVVLGNIGCPEPGGSGTGDYVPPIDSYDHGDGVVIIAAGMYRSALHSPAWPAAWNGNVFYADYYNGFMRMLHKTGSNWARTPAAGQPDPQFWALGLTNPVDFQWGPDGHLWWLGQFGSGGGSTSGSLHRIVATAAVAVSPTPVAARLSLAAAPNPTRGDVTLTFSLPQAGNARLWVHDLAGRRVAVLFEGARSAGSERVTWNGRDANGSAVPAGLYFARLEMGDERVSTRVMRVK from the coding sequence ATGCGATCCAATCTCGGCCGGGTCTCTCGACTCGCCGTTCTCATAGCCGCACTTCTGGTCGCCATCACCAGCCGTTCGAATGCCGTGGTCCTGCTGCCGACCGGATTCAACGATCAGGCGGTCGTCTCCACCGGCCTCGCCGAGCCCACCAGCTTCGCCTTCCTTCCCGATGGGCGCGTGCTGGTCTCGGAGCAGCGCACCGGCGGGATCCGCCTGATCGCGAACAACCTGCTGGTTCCGGGCGCGATCGGCACGGTCGCAAGTAACAGCAGCGCGGCGAACGAACGCGGTCTGCTGTCGATCGCGGTCGATCCCGGCTGGCCGGCGCGACCGTACGTCTACGTGCACCACTCGCAGACCGGAAGCGTGCTTCGCGTGGTGCGCTTCACCGCGACCGGCACGCTCACCGACCCGACGAGCACCAATCTGTCGCTCGGCAGTCAATACACCGTGATCGGTTCCCTGCGGGACGTCGCCTCGAATCACAATGGCGGCGCACTGCGCTTCGGCACCGACAACATGCTCTACCTGAGCCTCGGCGACGACGCGAGTGCCTGCATGGCACAGGACTCGACGCGGTTGCTCGGGGTCGTACTGCGACTCGACGTCGGTCAGTTGCCGACCGGCGCCGGCGGTCCGCCGTCGCGCGCACTCATCACGCCGATCGACAATCCGTTCGTCGCGCTGCCCGATACGAATGCGCGGCTGGTGCATTCGTACGGATTCCGCAATCCGTTCCGGTTTCAGATCGATCGTGAGTCGGGGAACCTGTACGTCTCCGATGTCGGCGAAGGAACCTGGGAAGAGATCAGCGAGATCAAGAGCGGCGACAACGCCGGATGGCCGCATCGCGAAGGGCCGGTGGTGCTCGGCAATATCGGCTGTCCGGAGCCCGGCGGCTCGGGCACCGGTGACTACGTCCCGCCGATCGACTCGTACGATCACGGTGACGGCGTCGTGATCATCGCGGCCGGCATGTATCGCAGCGCGCTGCATTCGCCGGCATGGCCGGCGGCGTGGAATGGAAACGTGTTTTACGCGGACTACTACAACGGCTTCATGCGCATGCTGCACAAGACCGGCAGCAACTGGGCACGTACCCCGGCCGCGGGTCAGCCCGATCCGCAGTTCTGGGCGCTCGGTCTCACGAACCCGGTCGACTTCCAGTGGGGGCCTGACGGGCACCTGTGGTGGCTCGGCCAGTTCGGCTCGGGTGGCGGCAGCACGTCGGGCTCGCTGCATCGCATCGTCGCGACCGCTGCGGTTGCGGTGTCGCCGACTCCAGTCGCGGCTCGCCTCTCGCTGGCCGCGGCGCCAAATCCGACCCGCGGTGACGTGACGCTGACTTTCTCGCTGCCGCAGGCCGGCAACGCGCGCCTGTGGGTGCACGACCTCGCCGGACGACGCGTCGCGGTGCTGTTCGAGGGTGCGCGCAGCGCGGGATCCGAGCGCGTGACCTGGAACGGTCGCGACGCGAACGGCTCCGCGGTTCCGGCCGGGCTCTACTTTGCGCGGCTCGAGATGGGCGACGAGCGGGTCAGCACGCGAGTGATGCGAGTGAAGTAG
- a CDS encoding ABC transporter permease — protein MAIPIEYNLRNILQRPVATLTTALGIALTVAILIGALALASGFQATLTSAGSPNNAIVLRKGADSEISSGVSREAAAILRAHPEVATRADGRPMASAEAVVILNRERLGQKGSSNLSVRGVDFSALDVRGGAKVVDGRMPTPGSYEVMVGRRIASRFANCRVGDKIRFGQRDFTVVGQFTAGGSAFESEIWGDAEVMIPALDRGNQFQSLVMRLKDPSHFGAFKREVEKDPRLQVQVKRESEFYAEQSGMLTNLLRFMGVFIVLIMGVGAVFGAMNTMFASVSARTREIATLMVLGFGSWSIMVSFMIESVVISLIGGAIGCLLALPINGITTSTTNFQSFSEVAFAFRVTPPALVVGLIFAGLMGLVGGFLPALRAARQPLSAALRKA, from the coding sequence ATGGCGATCCCAATCGAGTACAACCTTCGGAACATCCTGCAGCGACCCGTGGCCACGCTCACCACCGCACTCGGCATCGCGCTCACGGTCGCGATTCTCATCGGCGCGCTCGCGCTGGCGAGCGGCTTTCAGGCCACGCTCACGAGCGCGGGCTCCCCGAACAACGCGATCGTGCTGCGAAAAGGCGCCGACAGCGAGATCTCGAGCGGTGTGAGTCGCGAGGCGGCTGCCATCTTGCGCGCGCACCCCGAGGTCGCGACGCGCGCCGACGGGCGCCCCATGGCAAGTGCGGAGGCCGTGGTGATCCTCAACCGCGAGCGGCTCGGGCAGAAGGGCTCTTCCAACCTGAGCGTTCGCGGCGTGGACTTTTCTGCGCTCGACGTCCGTGGCGGTGCGAAGGTCGTCGATGGCCGCATGCCGACGCCGGGCTCCTACGAGGTCATGGTCGGGCGCCGCATCGCCTCACGATTCGCGAACTGTCGGGTCGGCGACAAGATCCGTTTCGGCCAGCGCGACTTTACGGTGGTCGGGCAGTTCACGGCGGGCGGCTCGGCGTTCGAGTCAGAGATCTGGGGTGACGCAGAAGTGATGATCCCGGCCCTCGACCGTGGCAACCAGTTCCAGTCCCTGGTGATGCGCCTCAAGGACCCGAGTCACTTCGGGGCGTTCAAGCGCGAGGTGGAGAAAGACCCGCGATTGCAGGTGCAGGTCAAGCGCGAGAGCGAGTTCTACGCCGAGCAGTCCGGCATGCTCACGAACCTGCTGCGCTTCATGGGGGTGTTCATCGTGCTGATCATGGGGGTCGGCGCGGTGTTCGGCGCCATGAACACCATGTTCGCCTCGGTGTCGGCACGCACGCGCGAGATCGCCACGCTCATGGTGCTGGGGTTCGGATCATGGTCGATCATGGTCTCGTTCATGATCGAGTCCGTCGTGATCTCGCTGATCGGTGGCGCCATCGGGTGCCTGCTCGCGCTTCCGATCAACGGCATCACGACCAGCACCACGAACTTCCAATCGTTCAGCGAAGTCGCGTTCGCATTTCGCGTGACGCCGCCGGCGCTGGTGGTGGGATTGATTTTCGCGGGACTGATGGGCCTGGTCGGCGGATTCCTGCCGGCACTGCGCGCGGCGCGGCAGCCGTTGTCGGCGGCGTTGAGGAAGGCGTAG
- a CDS encoding T9SS type A sorting domain-containing protein has translation MKALRWIFGIGCLLTAVPMDAGAVTHQWSRGFGDADYQSVNSVATDAGGNVIITGWFTGTVDFGGGNLTSAGDADVFVAKYDATGAHLWSKRFGDASEQVATSITTDSDGYIILTGLFMGSMSFGGGTRTSAGSYDVFLAKLDPDGIHEFSKRYGNSTAQAGYSVTTDADDNVILVGNFYGEIDLGGDNFTSSGFNDVFVAKFDQEADHLWSKRFGDSNDQLGTCVTTDASDNLIIGGWYNGSIDFGGGNLTSTGVGDIFLAKLDPTGAHQWSQRFGSGINVDQFAHGVATDAGENVFLTGSFYGNVDFGGGTLTSSGAGVDLYLAKFDPSGAHLWSRRCGDGTDQHGWSVDTDAAGAVFVTGSMDGTVDFGGGALTSGGGSDAFVAKYTSAGAHEWSERFGAGGYQVGQGIATDASGNVIVGGNFEGSVDFGGGNFTSAGNLDGFVVKLGGSVTGVFDRPASAGLTLSASPNPIESNAVIRFAVPSSGPVSVAIYDLRGACVATLVNEMRGPGTHLATWDRRARGEECGPGVYFARVTHPTGSKSYRMVVLR, from the coding sequence GTGAAAGCGCTTCGATGGATCTTCGGAATCGGATGCCTGTTGACCGCCGTCCCCATGGACGCCGGAGCCGTCACCCACCAGTGGAGTCGTGGGTTCGGAGATGCGGACTATCAGTCCGTAAACTCGGTGGCAACCGACGCGGGCGGCAATGTGATCATTACCGGTTGGTTCACCGGGACGGTCGACTTTGGGGGCGGAAACCTCACGAGCGCTGGCGACGCCGACGTCTTCGTGGCGAAGTACGACGCGACCGGCGCTCACCTGTGGAGCAAGCGCTTCGGTGACGCGAGCGAACAGGTCGCCACATCCATCACGACGGACTCCGACGGGTACATCATCCTCACGGGCCTCTTCATGGGAAGCATGAGCTTTGGCGGCGGCACTCGAACCAGCGCGGGGAGCTACGACGTGTTCCTGGCGAAGCTCGACCCCGACGGCATCCACGAGTTCAGCAAGCGCTACGGAAACTCGACCGCGCAGGCGGGCTACTCCGTGACGACTGATGCGGACGACAACGTGATCCTGGTGGGCAACTTCTACGGGGAGATCGACCTGGGAGGCGACAACTTCACCAGCTCGGGCTTCAACGACGTGTTCGTGGCCAAGTTCGACCAGGAAGCCGATCACCTGTGGAGCAAGCGCTTCGGCGACTCGAACGATCAGCTCGGAACGTGCGTCACGACCGATGCAAGCGACAACTTGATCATCGGGGGCTGGTACAACGGGTCGATCGACTTCGGAGGCGGCAACCTCACCAGCACAGGGGTCGGGGACATCTTCCTCGCCAAGCTCGATCCGACTGGCGCCCACCAGTGGAGCCAGCGCTTCGGCAGCGGCATCAACGTCGATCAGTTTGCCCATGGCGTGGCCACCGACGCTGGCGAGAATGTGTTCCTGACCGGCAGCTTCTACGGCAACGTCGACTTTGGTGGCGGAACGCTCACCAGCTCGGGGGCAGGTGTGGATCTCTACCTCGCGAAGTTCGATCCGTCGGGCGCTCACCTGTGGAGCCGCCGATGCGGCGACGGCACCGATCAGCACGGGTGGTCTGTGGACACCGACGCAGCCGGAGCCGTCTTCGTCACCGGATCGATGGACGGGACCGTGGACTTTGGAGGCGGAGCGCTCACGAGCGGAGGTGGCAGCGACGCCTTTGTTGCGAAGTACACATCGGCCGGTGCCCACGAGTGGAGCGAACGCTTCGGCGCCGGCGGGTATCAGGTCGGGCAAGGCATTGCGACCGACGCGAGCGGAAATGTGATCGTGGGCGGGAACTTCGAGGGCTCGGTGGATTTCGGGGGCGGCAACTTCACCAGCGCCGGGAATCTCGACGGATTCGTCGTGAAGCTCGGCGGGTCGGTGACCGGTGTATTCGATCGGCCCGCGTCAGCCGGCCTGACCCTCTCGGCCTCTCCGAACCCGATCGAGTCCAATGCGGTGATCCGGTTCGCTGTGCCATCGTCAGGACCCGTCAGCGTCGCTATCTACGACCTTCGGGGCGCTTGCGTCGCCACCCTCGTGAATGAGATGCGGGGCCCGGGAACGCATCTGGCGACCTGGGATCGGCGCGCCCGTGGCGAAGAGTGCGGCCCGGGTGTCTACTTCGCGCGCGTCACGCATCCGACCGGAAGCAAGAGCTATCGGATGGTGGTTCTACGCTGA
- a CDS encoding nucleotidyl transferase AbiEii/AbiGii toxin family protein, whose amino-acid sequence MSSPREGLARSVQVRLGRHAREIGVDPNLVLTRYAVERFLYRLSRSPHTERFVLKGALLMLVWLGEGLRPTSDADLLGFGELSEESLGRILHEVAGQEVEPDAVVFEKRSVRVEPIRAEDEYGGWRATLRARVGAARLTVQVDVGVGDAVTPAPEWLDYPGLLDLPSPRLRAYPRESVIAEKVHAIVRFGTRNSRMKDYFDLHALAREGVIDAAILADAIAATFERRATEVPKVVPPGLRDSFASEPSAKAQWKAFLARNRLEAPALVEVVGEIRDLLLAPLRVAHARAGNST is encoded by the coding sequence ATGAGCAGTCCGCGCGAGGGACTGGCGAGATCGGTGCAAGTCAGGCTCGGCAGGCACGCACGCGAGATCGGCGTTGATCCGAATCTCGTGCTCACGCGCTACGCGGTCGAGAGGTTCCTCTATCGGCTCTCTCGTTCACCCCACACCGAGCGATTCGTGTTGAAGGGCGCGCTGCTGATGCTGGTGTGGTTGGGAGAAGGGCTGCGTCCCACAAGCGACGCGGACCTGCTGGGCTTCGGCGAACTTTCGGAGGAGTCGCTGGGCCGAATCCTCCATGAAGTTGCTGGCCAGGAGGTGGAGCCCGACGCGGTGGTGTTCGAGAAACGCTCGGTTCGCGTCGAGCCGATCCGGGCCGAAGACGAATACGGTGGCTGGCGCGCGACCCTTCGGGCTCGCGTTGGCGCGGCCCGACTGACTGTCCAGGTGGACGTCGGAGTCGGGGATGCCGTGACTCCTGCGCCTGAATGGCTCGACTACCCGGGTCTGCTCGACCTGCCGAGCCCGCGCCTGCGCGCGTATCCGCGCGAGAGCGTGATCGCGGAGAAGGTGCACGCTATTGTCCGGTTTGGGACGAGGAACAGCAGGATGAAGGACTACTTCGACCTCCACGCCCTTGCTCGCGAGGGCGTGATCGACGCGGCCATTCTCGCCGACGCGATCGCCGCGACGTTCGAGCGCCGCGCAACCGAGGTGCCGAAGGTGGTACCGCCGGGCCTTAGGGACTCTTTCGCGAGCGAGCCATCTGCTAAAGCTCAGTGGAAGGCTTTCCTCGCGAGGAACCGACTAGAGGCGCCGGCGCTGGTCGAAGTCGTTGGCGAGATCCGAGACCTGCTGCTCGCACCCCTGCGTGTTGCGCATGCGAGAGCGGGCAATTCGACGTAA
- a CDS encoding T9SS type A sorting domain-containing protein has translation MSAVHLRSQFGFLQSMLTSRDITRISFGLLLCTAAIGLTAVASSSSAALLRPPARYSSGVAFDSDRSVLVMFGGWAGSPLGDTWEWDGSTWRLAATTGPAARNAPALAYDSVRRKTVLFGGDSPGVTRGDTWEWDGAAWTQLAVSGPAPRTLHRLAFVPSRGRVVLFGGMSGPTRFGDVWEWTGTAWLQITTEGPARFLFGMAVEDSARLVVFGGNTRPASPPGNESGGTWKWTDGVWDSVPDSGPGRRDHVAIAHDALRQRTVLYGGLADSVLADLWEFDGGHWTNVSFQGGPGPRAFPQLVYDNVNHVVLLFGGFSDSGAKNDLWAWNGTTWRRVDDESSETLLRRFDIEPFVGGLRIRWELTGEVAAVGLERAPGDAGPWAEVARFETVAGARGEWVDSGAHVDQPSSYRLVVRYGDGSSSVAGTLRWPGTVRDAFALDQPIPNPAAIGISIEFGLARAERARLTLIDLQGRVVATLADGDYSAGRHRISWSASSAGPPSAGVYFVRLESASGARARRLTITR, from the coding sequence ATGTCCGCTGTTCACCTGCGCTCACAATTCGGCTTCCTGCAATCCATGCTCACTTCTCGCGATATCACCAGGATCTCGTTCGGTCTCCTTCTGTGCACCGCCGCGATCGGACTGACGGCGGTCGCATCCTCGTCCTCTGCCGCACTGCTGCGCCCGCCCGCGCGTTACTCGTCGGGCGTGGCATTCGACAGCGATCGTAGCGTGCTGGTCATGTTCGGAGGCTGGGCCGGCTCGCCGCTCGGCGACACGTGGGAGTGGGACGGGAGCACGTGGCGACTGGCCGCGACGACCGGGCCCGCGGCACGCAACGCGCCAGCACTCGCATACGACTCGGTGAGGCGTAAAACGGTGCTCTTTGGTGGCGACTCCCCCGGCGTCACGCGTGGCGACACGTGGGAGTGGGATGGCGCCGCTTGGACTCAACTGGCGGTCTCGGGTCCCGCGCCACGCACGCTCCACCGGCTTGCGTTCGTGCCGTCTCGAGGTCGGGTCGTGCTCTTCGGCGGAATGAGCGGCCCGACACGCTTCGGCGATGTCTGGGAGTGGACCGGCACCGCGTGGCTACAGATCACGACCGAGGGTCCCGCGCGATTCTTATTCGGGATGGCGGTCGAGGATTCGGCACGGCTCGTCGTGTTCGGCGGAAACACCCGGCCCGCGTCCCCACCCGGAAACGAGTCGGGCGGAACCTGGAAGTGGACCGACGGCGTGTGGGATAGCGTGCCCGACTCCGGGCCTGGCCGCCGCGATCACGTGGCGATCGCTCACGATGCGTTGCGCCAGCGCACGGTGCTCTACGGAGGCCTTGCGGACTCGGTCCTCGCCGACCTTTGGGAATTCGACGGCGGGCATTGGACGAATGTGTCGTTCCAGGGTGGCCCCGGGCCGCGCGCCTTTCCACAACTGGTCTACGACAACGTGAACCATGTCGTGCTCCTGTTCGGCGGCTTCAGCGACTCCGGGGCCAAGAACGATCTGTGGGCCTGGAACGGCACCACCTGGCGTCGCGTCGACGACGAGAGTTCGGAGACCCTGCTGCGCCGATTCGACATCGAGCCCTTCGTGGGCGGCCTGCGCATCCGTTGGGAACTGACCGGCGAGGTCGCGGCCGTCGGGCTCGAACGAGCGCCAGGTGACGCGGGTCCCTGGGCGGAAGTCGCGCGATTCGAGACCGTCGCGGGCGCGCGCGGTGAGTGGGTCGACTCGGGCGCCCACGTCGACCAGCCATCGAGCTACCGCCTCGTCGTTCGCTACGGCGACGGATCGAGCTCGGTCGCCGGCACACTCCGCTGGCCGGGAACCGTGAGGGACGCATTCGCCCTCGACCAGCCGATTCCCAATCCTGCCGCAATCGGGATCTCGATCGAGTTCGGATTGGCGCGTGCGGAACGGGCGCGGCTCACGCTGATCGATCTTCAGGGTCGCGTCGTGGCGACGCTGGCCGACGGTGACTACTCCGCGGGCCGCCACCGGATCAGCTGGAGCGCGAGTTCGGCCGGGCCGCCTTCCGCCGGCGTCTACTTCGTGCGCCTCGAGTCCGCATCAGGCGCGCGCGCCCGTCGACTCACGATCACACGGTGA
- a CDS encoding transcriptional regulator has protein sequence MPSTTDLDRTLKLARRRQGVRTSELAEHGIHRQALSRLVEAGKLERVGRGLYRIPASPLTEHHGLALASAVVPRGVICLISALRFHGIGTQLPSQVWIAIDRRDRQPARGYPPLKVVRFTGAALTQGVRAHRVEGQPVRIYGVAKTVADCFKYRNKIGLDVALEALREAWRSRRFTMDELDHYAGICRVRRVMKPYLEALAG, from the coding sequence ATGCCTTCAACCACCGATCTCGATCGCACGCTGAAGCTCGCGCGCCGCCGGCAAGGGGTGCGCACGAGCGAACTCGCAGAGCATGGCATCCACCGGCAAGCGCTCAGTCGTCTCGTAGAGGCCGGGAAGCTCGAGCGAGTGGGCCGCGGCCTCTATCGGATTCCCGCGAGCCCACTCACGGAGCACCACGGGCTTGCTCTCGCCAGCGCGGTGGTGCCCCGGGGCGTGATCTGTCTGATCTCTGCGCTCCGGTTCCATGGCATCGGCACTCAGCTCCCGTCCCAGGTCTGGATCGCGATCGACCGTCGCGATCGCCAACCGGCGCGGGGCTACCCACCGCTGAAGGTCGTTCGGTTCACCGGCGCAGCGCTCACCCAGGGAGTTCGCGCGCATCGCGTGGAGGGCCAGCCCGTTCGAATCTACGGTGTCGCCAAGACCGTGGCGGATTGCTTCAAGTACCGGAACAAGATCGGTCTCGACGTTGCGCTCGAGGCGCTCCGCGAGGCGTGGCGATCGCGGCGGTTCACGATGGACGAACTCGATCACTACGCCGGGATCTGTCGCGTCCGGCGCGTCATGAAGCCCTATCTGGAGGCGCTGGCCGGATGA
- a CDS encoding PorT family protein, protein MQIIPIRSSYRFTCLMILLTALPSLGRAEVRAGVEIGVNLSSLSYDDDDHFLLSYWDRDWSNSLTGGVSLDVTLRARLGLETGLRYIRQGNRVEYDTGPIGPRAVGKFRIVQDYLSIPVRLAYRPFASRRLCFSLGPEIALLLSGRLIVEESMPEERSEDNNIKDDLDSSNLSLNAGAGLEFPVENHVGVLSLRYSHGLTGVAKEDRWFSDWKTRGVELLVGMQW, encoded by the coding sequence ATGCAGATCATCCCGATTCGCAGCTCTTACAGGTTCACCTGTCTCATGATTCTGCTTACTGCACTCCCTTCGCTAGGGAGAGCGGAAGTGCGTGCGGGCGTCGAGATCGGAGTGAATCTGTCGTCGCTCAGCTACGACGATGATGACCACTTTCTCCTCTCATACTGGGATCGTGATTGGAGCAACTCCCTAACGGGAGGCGTGTCACTGGATGTCACGCTCCGGGCGCGGCTTGGCCTCGAGACTGGATTGCGCTACATCCGACAGGGAAACCGTGTCGAGTATGACACCGGACCGATAGGGCCGCGCGCCGTTGGTAAGTTCCGCATTGTTCAAGATTACCTCTCGATTCCGGTGCGCCTAGCGTATCGACCCTTTGCATCGCGGCGGCTCTGCTTCTCGCTGGGTCCCGAGATCGCGCTCCTGCTCTCGGGGAGGCTCATCGTCGAAGAGTCGATGCCTGAGGAGCGCAGCGAAGACAACAACATCAAGGACGACTTGGACAGCTCGAATCTTTCGTTGAACGCCGGCGCTGGGCTCGAGTTTCCCGTGGAGAATCACGTGGGAGTCTTGAGCCTGCGCTATTCGCACGGGCTGACCGGCGTCGCAAAGGAGGATCGTTGGTTCAGTGACTGGAAGACACGGGGCGTCGAGTTGCTGGTGGGTATGCAATGGTGA